In one window of Maribacter sp. BPC-D8 DNA:
- the rsmG gene encoding 16S rRNA (guanine(527)-N(7))-methyltransferase RsmG, with translation MTVEIIFENFPNLSENQKQEFRKLEELYKDWNQKINVVSRKDIDELYLRHVLHSLGIAKFIEFKDGSTVLDVGTGGGFPGIPLAILFPEVHFTLVDSIGKKIKVVNEVVEGLQLTNVTTINSRVEEIPGKFDFIVSRAVAAMPTFVHWIKGKIKKESKHPIRNGILYLKGGDLSEELKDYKTAEIYNLTDYFKEDFFETKKMVYLPLKFKG, from the coding sequence ATGACTGTTGAAATCATATTTGAAAATTTTCCCAATTTATCTGAAAATCAAAAACAAGAGTTTAGAAAGTTAGAGGAATTATATAAGGATTGGAACCAAAAAATTAATGTGGTTTCCAGAAAAGATATCGATGAGCTCTATCTGAGACACGTTTTGCATTCATTGGGTATTGCAAAATTTATAGAATTTAAAGATGGTTCTACTGTTCTTGACGTTGGTACTGGAGGTGGTTTTCCAGGTATACCTTTAGCTATTTTATTTCCTGAAGTACACTTCACTTTAGTGGATTCTATCGGTAAAAAAATAAAAGTAGTTAACGAAGTAGTTGAAGGTTTGCAATTAACAAACGTTACAACCATAAATTCTAGGGTCGAAGAGATACCGGGTAAATTCGATTTTATTGTCAGTAGGGCAGTGGCAGCGATGCCAACTTTTGTACACTGGATAAAAGGTAAAATTAAAAAGGAATCTAAGCATCCTATTCGTAATGGAATATTATACTTAAAAGGAGGTGATTTAAGTGAGGAGCTAAAAGATTATAAAACCGCTGAGATCTACAATTTGACCGATTATTTTAAAGAAGATTTCTTTGAAACAAAGAAAATGGTCTACTTGCCTTTAAAATTTAAAGGATAA
- a CDS encoding TrkH family potassium uptake protein has product MRLNLRIIIHIMGLLLLCNGGFMLLAAVVSGVYQDGATLSIALASISTMFVGVFMMYYTRGHKKEVKQKEGYIIVTFGWIVMSISGMLPYLFSGAIPTVTNAFFETISGYTTTGASIMDDIEAMPEGILFWRSLTHWIGGMGIIVLAIAILPLLGIGGMQLFSAEAPGPTGDKLHPRITDTAKRLWLIYFGYTVAETILLQVAGMSFFDAINHAMATLSTGGFSTKNASVAHWNDQPVIQYIIIFFMFLAGSNFVLSYFAFKGKVQKVIQDEEFKYYAGFTIVFTIIVALVVYYQANITDLTPGYPMVLGKAESAFRHSLFQIISVITTTGFVSADFTQWTPFLTVFFFGLFFLGGSAGSTAGGIKVMRHLLIIKNGVLEFKRTLHTNAIIPVRYNNKTVKEKIVYNIIGFFVLYMLLFIIGALVLGFLGLDFESAIGGAASSLGNVGPALGSLNPVSNFNSLPDLAKWWCGFLMLAGRLELFTVLILLTPYFWKRT; this is encoded by the coding sequence ATGCGGCTTAATTTAAGAATCATAATTCACATAATGGGGCTTCTTTTGCTATGCAATGGGGGCTTTATGCTTTTGGCAGCTGTTGTCAGTGGTGTATACCAAGACGGGGCTACTTTAAGTATAGCTTTGGCATCTATAAGCACTATGTTTGTAGGGGTCTTTATGATGTACTATACTAGAGGTCATAAAAAAGAAGTAAAGCAGAAAGAAGGCTATATTATTGTAACCTTCGGGTGGATAGTAATGTCTATTTCTGGTATGCTCCCTTATTTATTTTCAGGGGCTATACCAACAGTAACAAATGCTTTTTTTGAAACTATATCAGGTTACACGACTACCGGGGCTTCAATTATGGATGATATTGAAGCGATGCCAGAAGGTATTTTATTTTGGAGAAGTTTAACTCACTGGATCGGTGGTATGGGTATTATCGTATTGGCGATTGCCATATTGCCTTTGTTAGGGATAGGAGGTATGCAGTTATTTTCTGCGGAAGCACCAGGACCTACAGGGGATAAATTACATCCAAGGATTACAGATACAGCAAAACGTTTGTGGTTAATTTATTTCGGCTATACTGTAGCAGAAACCATTTTGCTTCAAGTAGCGGGTATGTCATTTTTTGATGCTATCAATCATGCTATGGCAACGCTATCTACTGGTGGTTTTTCTACAAAAAATGCAAGTGTAGCACATTGGAATGATCAACCTGTTATTCAATATATCATCATATTCTTTATGTTTCTGGCAGGTAGTAATTTTGTACTGAGCTATTTTGCCTTTAAAGGAAAGGTTCAGAAAGTAATACAAGATGAAGAGTTTAAGTACTACGCCGGTTTTACCATTGTCTTTACTATAATAGTAGCTCTGGTAGTATATTATCAAGCTAATATAACTGACCTTACTCCTGGGTATCCTATGGTTTTAGGTAAGGCAGAAAGTGCATTCAGGCATTCGTTATTTCAAATTATTTCTGTGATTACGACAACCGGATTCGTAAGTGCAGATTTTACGCAGTGGACACCTTTTTTGACTGTGTTTTTCTTCGGATTGTTCTTCTTAGGAGGGTCGGCGGGGTCAACGGCAGGTGGTATAAAAGTAATGCGTCACTTATTGATTATAAAAAATGGCGTATTGGAGTTTAAAAGAACATTGCATACTAATGCCATCATACCTGTAAGATATAATAATAAGACTGTAAAAGAGAAAATCGTCTATAATATTATTGGGTTCTTTGTGCTATACATGCTGCTCTTTATTATTGGGGCTTTAGTGCTAGGTTTTTTAGGATTAGATTTTGAATCTGCCATTGGTGGCGCAGCGTCATCTTTGGGTAATGTTGGTCCGGCATTGGGGAGTTTAAATCCTGTGAGTAATTTTAATAGTTTGCCCGATTTGGCAAAGTGGTGGTGTGGTTTTTTAATGTTGGCAGGTAGGTTAGAACTTTTTACTGTACTTATATTACTGACTCCATATTTTTGGAAAAGAACTTAA
- a CDS encoding porin family protein, whose translation MKKWFFIPLTLLLVNIASAQFNESPILNKQNEDKKLLNWGYFLGLNQYDFKIEYKENGQDILVSKSFGFNVGLIGEIRLNEFLDVRFEPGLHYGSRLMGFPGFEDERDAIREVKSTYINFPLLLKASTRRYGNFKPFLLGGVSTGLNLGSNEESLDDNSSGTFRMKKWVNNYELGFGIDFYLEYFKFTPSIRGIFAITDELVPDNDPNSPWTGNIESLKTRGIFINFTFE comes from the coding sequence ATGAAGAAGTGGTTTTTTATACCCCTAACGTTGTTGCTTGTTAATATAGCAAGTGCTCAATTCAACGAAAGTCCCATATTGAACAAACAAAACGAAGACAAGAAACTCTTAAACTGGGGTTACTTCCTTGGTTTAAATCAATATGACTTTAAAATAGAATACAAAGAAAACGGTCAAGATATTTTGGTCAGCAAAAGCTTTGGTTTTAATGTTGGATTAATTGGTGAAATACGACTTAACGAATTTTTAGATGTACGTTTTGAACCGGGACTTCATTATGGCTCAAGATTAATGGGATTCCCTGGTTTTGAAGATGAGCGAGATGCTATTAGAGAAGTAAAATCAACTTATATTAATTTCCCTTTATTACTAAAAGCGAGTACTAGAAGATATGGAAACTTTAAACCATTTCTTTTAGGCGGTGTATCTACCGGACTCAACCTAGGTAGCAATGAAGAAAGTCTTGACGACAATAGTTCAGGCACCTTTAGAATGAAAAAATGGGTTAATAATTATGAACTTGGTTTCGGTATTGATTTTTACTTAGAATACTTCAAATTCACACCTTCTATTCGTGGTATTTTTGCCATTACCGACGAATTAGTTCCCGATAATGACCCCAATAGCCCTTGGACAGGAAATATCGAGTCTTTAAAAACGCGCGGAATTTTCATCAACTTTACTTTCGAATAG
- the trkA gene encoding Trk system potassium transporter TrkA: protein MKIIIAGAGEVGFHLAKLLSYESQDITLIDSKKESLAYADNHLDIRVLKGDATSIAVLNDAQVKDSDLVIAVTSSETTNLTLCMLAKQLGCKRTIARISNTEFIKNKDLLRFSDLGIDELISPEALAATEIQMLLNKSAFNDTYEFEDGELIMVGVSLLKSAPFVGKQVKEAAKIFPELHFMPIALQRTGTQYTVIPRGDTVFKEGDQVYFITVKKGVDELYKLTGKKKAEIKNVMILGGSKVGYKTARDLCANKFNVKLIEKNKEKAFDLADELPDALVINGDGRNVELLDEESLESMDAFIAVTGNSETNIMSCLVAKSKYIKKTIALVENMDYFQLSHSIGIDTLINKKLLAANNIFRHIRKGEVVALMRLNNLNAEILEFIVKKNSKVTGATIRELDFPKAATIGGVVRDGVGHIALGGFKIQEGDRVVVCCLPNEIQKIERMFL, encoded by the coding sequence ATGAAGATTATAATTGCTGGTGCTGGGGAAGTAGGCTTTCATTTAGCTAAATTGCTCTCCTATGAATCACAGGATATTACCTTAATCGATTCTAAAAAAGAAAGTCTTGCTTACGCAGATAATCATTTAGATATACGAGTTTTAAAAGGCGATGCAACTTCTATTGCGGTATTAAATGATGCTCAGGTAAAAGATTCAGATTTAGTTATTGCGGTAACTTCTTCTGAAACTACGAACTTAACACTTTGCATGCTGGCTAAGCAATTAGGCTGTAAGCGAACTATCGCCAGAATATCGAATACAGAGTTTATTAAGAATAAAGATTTATTAAGGTTTTCAGATTTAGGTATCGATGAGTTGATATCTCCAGAAGCTTTGGCAGCAACTGAAATTCAGATGCTTTTAAATAAATCGGCGTTTAATGATACTTACGAATTTGAAGATGGAGAGTTGATAATGGTAGGTGTATCATTACTTAAGTCAGCACCGTTTGTAGGTAAGCAAGTAAAAGAAGCGGCAAAGATTTTTCCAGAATTACACTTCATGCCAATTGCATTACAGCGAACAGGTACGCAGTATACGGTAATACCTAGAGGTGATACCGTATTTAAAGAAGGTGATCAAGTGTATTTTATAACCGTTAAAAAAGGAGTTGACGAACTTTATAAATTAACTGGAAAGAAAAAAGCTGAAATCAAGAATGTAATGATTCTTGGAGGGAGTAAAGTAGGTTATAAAACGGCTAGAGATCTATGTGCCAACAAATTCAACGTAAAGTTGATAGAGAAAAACAAAGAAAAAGCTTTTGATTTAGCAGATGAGTTGCCAGATGCACTTGTAATTAATGGTGATGGTAGAAATGTTGAATTGTTAGACGAAGAGAGTTTAGAATCTATGGATGCCTTTATTGCGGTAACTGGAAATTCTGAAACGAATATTATGTCATGCTTGGTGGCAAAATCAAAGTATATTAAAAAGACGATAGCGCTAGTTGAGAATATGGATTATTTTCAGCTTTCTCATTCTATCGGTATTGATACTTTAATCAATAAAAAACTATTAGCAGCTAATAATATTTTTAGGCATATCAGAAAAGGTGAGGTAGTTGCCTTAATGCGTTTGAATAATTTAAATGCTGAGATTTTAGAATTTATAGTAAAAAAGAATTCAAAAGTAACTGGTGCAACGATTAGGGAGCTAGATTTTCCGAAAGCAGCTACTATTGGCGGTGTTGTTAGAGATGGTGTAGGGCATATTGCACTTGGTGGATTTAAAATTCAAGAAGGGGATCGAGTGGTAGTTTGTTGTTTGCCAAACGAGATTCAAAAAATAGAACGAATGTTCCTGTAA
- a CDS encoding TrmH family RNA methyltransferase produces the protein MVVKSELKLIKSLQQKKCRNEHGLFVVEGKKTVEEVVSSDMKVYKLFAVEPSALDVSDVQVNAISNKELGQVSSLKNPNGYLGVFYMPEQIENILSDWILVLDGIQDPGNLGTIIRLCDWFGINDIVCSATTVDCYNAKVLQATMGSITRVNIQYTDLEVFLSSTKLPVYGTFMDGVSVNDSKLPEKGIMIMGNEGKGVSNAVAALCTDRLAIPQFGEATTESLNVASATAILLHEIRR, from the coding sequence ATGGTTGTCAAAAGTGAATTGAAACTTATCAAAAGTCTACAGCAAAAAAAGTGCCGAAATGAGCATGGACTATTTGTTGTGGAAGGTAAAAAGACGGTGGAGGAAGTAGTGAGTTCCGACATGAAAGTGTACAAGCTGTTTGCAGTAGAGCCTAGCGCATTAGATGTAAGCGATGTGCAGGTAAATGCAATATCAAATAAAGAATTAGGTCAAGTAAGTAGTCTGAAGAACCCTAATGGATATCTTGGAGTATTTTATATGCCTGAACAAATAGAAAATATTTTATCTGATTGGATTTTGGTATTAGATGGTATTCAAGATCCAGGTAATTTAGGAACCATTATTAGACTTTGCGATTGGTTTGGTATTAATGATATTGTTTGTTCTGCTACTACTGTAGATTGCTATAACGCTAAAGTATTGCAAGCTACAATGGGTTCTATTACCAGAGTGAACATTCAGTATACCGACCTTGAGGTATTTTTGTCATCAACAAAATTGCCTGTATATGGTACTTTTATGGATGGTGTAAGTGTTAATGATTCTAAATTACCAGAGAAAGGTATAATGATTATGGGTAATGAGGGGAAAGGAGTTTCTAACGCTGTTGCAGCACTATGTACCGATAGATTGGCAATACCTCAATTTGGTGAAGCAACCACAGAAAGCCTAAATGTAGCTTCTGCAACTGCAATTCTACTGCATGAAATTAGAAGATAG
- a CDS encoding DinB family protein, which translates to MKKLLLAAFLFTGCFSYAQEELTQNTIKAVLTGNQSQVIQLAEAFPEEKYDWRPAEGISSVGEALLHVAGGNYFLASKLGFAPPEDVDVMNLGKITGKENIIAALKKSNEFVLENITKVEDGSLNEEVDFGFMKSNKLGGLLAIMEHNGEHKGQLIAYARTNGVVPPWSE; encoded by the coding sequence ATGAAAAAGTTACTACTCGCAGCATTCTTATTTACAGGATGCTTTTCTTACGCACAAGAAGAATTAACACAGAACACAATCAAAGCCGTTTTAACCGGAAATCAATCTCAAGTGATACAACTTGCCGAAGCTTTTCCTGAAGAAAAATACGATTGGAGACCAGCGGAAGGAATCAGCTCTGTTGGCGAAGCCCTTCTTCATGTTGCAGGCGGAAATTACTTTTTAGCCTCTAAATTAGGATTTGCTCCACCAGAAGATGTAGACGTCATGAACTTAGGTAAAATTACAGGTAAAGAAAACATCATTGCCGCTCTTAAAAAATCTAACGAATTTGTACTAGAAAACATTACTAAAGTTGAAGATGGTTCTTTAAACGAAGAAGTTGATTTCGGTTTTATGAAATCTAATAAACTTGGCGGATTACTAGCTATTATGGAACACAACGGCGAACATAAAGGTCAACTTATTGCTTATGCAAGAACAAACGGAGTTGTACCACCATGGAGTGAATAA
- the ubiE gene encoding bifunctional demethylmenaquinone methyltransferase/2-methoxy-6-polyprenyl-1,4-benzoquinol methylase UbiE, with protein MPQKVTPYKDSNLGKKEQVTKMFDTISKNYDGLNRVISFGIDIKWRKKVVEILKKEKPQSILDIATGTGDLAIALVKTGAKKIVGLDISPGMLAVGKEKVTDKKLNSTIEMVVGDSEKLTFDDNSFDAVTVSFGVRNFETLNIGMAEILRVLKPNGTLVVLETSVPTKTPYKQGYSFYTKNILPLIGKLFSKDDSAYGYLSESASVFPHGENFNNILREIGFIDVTNKPQTFGVASIYIAKKANK; from the coding sequence ATGCCCCAAAAAGTTACTCCATACAAAGATTCTAACCTGGGAAAAAAGGAACAGGTTACTAAAATGTTCGATACTATTTCTAAAAATTATGACGGTCTAAACCGCGTAATATCATTTGGCATAGATATTAAATGGCGTAAAAAAGTAGTTGAAATATTAAAAAAAGAAAAACCACAATCTATTCTCGACATTGCTACTGGCACTGGAGATTTAGCTATTGCTCTTGTTAAAACAGGTGCAAAAAAAATTGTAGGTTTAGATATTTCTCCAGGGATGTTAGCTGTTGGCAAAGAAAAAGTGACCGACAAAAAACTTAACAGTACTATTGAAATGGTAGTTGGCGATAGTGAGAAACTAACTTTCGATGACAATTCTTTTGACGCCGTAACAGTTTCTTTCGGAGTAAGAAATTTTGAAACACTGAATATCGGTATGGCAGAAATTCTACGTGTACTAAAACCAAATGGCACGCTGGTTGTTTTAGAAACTTCTGTACCTACTAAAACCCCGTACAAACAAGGTTATAGTTTTTACACTAAAAATATACTTCCATTAATCGGAAAATTATTCTCAAAAGATGATTCTGCCTATGGCTATTTAAGTGAATCTGCTTCTGTTTTTCCCCATGGCGAAAACTTCAACAATATTTTACGCGAAATCGGGTTTATAGATGTAACGAATAAACCTCAAACATTTGGGGTTGCATCAATATATATTGCAAAGAAGGCTAATAAATAA
- a CDS encoding pyridoxal phosphate-dependent aminotransferase: protein MSNQLSDRINNVTPSATLEMAAKARELRAQGKDIIGLSLGEPDFNTPDYIKDAAIQAVKDNYNSYSPVDGYVDLKKAIITKFKRDNNLSYELPQIVVSTGAKQSLYNVAQVILNPGDEVILPCPYWVSYSDIVKLADGVPVEVPTSLENDFKMTPEQLEAAITPKTKMLWYSSPCNPSGSIYSKEELRALADVLKNHPQIIVVSDEIYEHINYGVTAHASMAEFEDMFDRTVTVNGVAKAFAMTGWRIGYIGAPAYIARATNKLQGQVTSGANCIAQRAVITALEESPDRIKYMVDEFKERRTLILGLLNDIEGFKCNEPEGAFYVYPDVTAYFGKTFNGTTINNASDFSMYILEAANVATVTGDAFGNGNCIRISYAASVKEIKEAISRIKEALK from the coding sequence ATGAGCAATCAACTTTCGGACAGGATTAACAACGTTACACCGTCAGCTACTTTGGAAATGGCCGCTAAGGCCCGTGAATTAAGAGCACAAGGAAAAGATATTATCGGTTTAAGCTTAGGCGAACCAGATTTTAATACTCCTGATTATATTAAAGATGCTGCTATACAAGCTGTAAAAGACAATTACAATTCTTACTCACCTGTTGATGGTTATGTAGATTTAAAAAAGGCTATTATCACTAAATTCAAAAGAGATAACAACCTATCATACGAACTACCACAAATTGTTGTTTCAACGGGTGCTAAACAATCTTTATATAACGTTGCACAGGTTATTCTAAACCCTGGTGATGAAGTTATTTTGCCATGCCCTTACTGGGTTAGCTATAGTGACATTGTAAAGTTGGCCGATGGTGTTCCAGTAGAAGTTCCTACTTCTTTAGAGAACGATTTTAAAATGACACCAGAACAGTTAGAAGCTGCTATTACACCAAAAACTAAAATGTTATGGTATAGTTCTCCTTGTAACCCTAGTGGATCTATTTATAGCAAAGAGGAATTACGCGCTCTTGCAGATGTTTTAAAGAATCATCCTCAAATTATTGTGGTAAGCGATGAAATTTACGAACACATCAATTACGGCGTTACAGCACACGCTTCTATGGCAGAATTTGAAGATATGTTTGATCGTACCGTTACTGTAAACGGCGTTGCAAAAGCATTTGCAATGACGGGATGGCGTATTGGTTATATTGGTGCACCTGCTTACATTGCTCGTGCAACAAACAAACTACAAGGTCAAGTTACCAGTGGTGCAAATTGTATCGCTCAGCGTGCCGTAATTACTGCTTTAGAAGAATCGCCAGACCGTATTAAATACATGGTAGATGAATTTAAAGAAAGACGTACACTTATTTTAGGATTACTAAATGATATTGAAGGATTTAAATGTAATGAGCCAGAAGGTGCTTTTTATGTTTACCCAGATGTAACCGCTTATTTTGGTAAAACATTCAATGGTACGACTATAAATAATGCTTCAGATTTCTCAATGTACATTTTAGAAGCTGCCAATGTTGCAACCGTTACTGGTGATGCTTTTGGAAATGGAAATTGCATACGTATTTCTTATGCTGCATCAGTAAAAGAAATTAAAGAAGCAATATCAAGAATAAAAGAAGCGTTGAAATAA
- a CDS encoding fatty acid desaturase family protein: MEQNTIRFPRTDSAKFFKTLNSRVNDYFKTNKLKKTGNWKLHLKTVVMFALFLAPYFLILTLGLPNWANFLLTIVMGVGMAGVGMNVMHDGNHGAYSNKKWVNKLMGSSIYILAGNVYNWQVQHNVLHHTYTNIHEHDEDMEAGRILRFSKHAEWKKHHRFQHFYSVLLYGLLTFNWAITTDFQQMYRYMKRKLSYGKLPSATMNWSTLIITKLLYITIWIVLPMLILDIAWWKILIGFFLMHYVAGVILSVVFQLAHIVDDADTPLPDESGTMKNTWAIHQLFTTVNFGTKNKIVNWFTGGLNHQVEHHIFPNISHVHYTNISKIVKQTAQEFNLPYHEYKTTRKAIISHFKHLKELGKEPTLQY, from the coding sequence ATGGAACAAAATACCATTCGTTTTCCAAGAACAGATTCTGCAAAGTTTTTTAAAACTTTGAACAGTAGAGTTAACGATTATTTCAAAACAAATAAATTAAAGAAAACAGGCAACTGGAAATTACACTTAAAAACTGTAGTTATGTTCGCTCTTTTTCTTGCTCCTTATTTTTTAATACTGACATTAGGACTACCTAATTGGGCTAATTTTCTCTTAACCATTGTTATGGGGGTTGGTATGGCCGGTGTTGGTATGAACGTAATGCATGATGGTAACCATGGTGCATACTCCAACAAAAAATGGGTGAATAAGTTAATGGGCAGTAGCATCTATATTCTTGCAGGTAATGTATATAACTGGCAGGTACAACACAATGTACTTCACCACACATATACTAATATTCACGAGCATGATGAAGATATGGAAGCGGGTAGAATTTTACGTTTCTCGAAACATGCAGAATGGAAAAAGCACCATAGGTTTCAACATTTTTATTCCGTTTTACTTTACGGACTATTAACATTCAACTGGGCTATTACAACCGATTTTCAGCAAATGTACAGGTACATGAAGCGTAAGCTATCTTACGGTAAACTACCAAGTGCTACTATGAACTGGAGCACCCTAATTATCACAAAACTACTTTACATCACTATTTGGATTGTATTACCAATGTTGATTTTAGATATCGCATGGTGGAAAATCTTAATCGGATTCTTTTTAATGCATTATGTTGCAGGGGTAATATTAAGTGTTGTATTTCAATTAGCTCATATTGTTGATGACGCAGACACACCATTACCTGATGAATCTGGTACCATGAAAAACACATGGGCAATTCACCAATTGTTCACCACTGTAAATTTCGGAACTAAAAATAAGATTGTAAATTGGTTTACAGGTGGTTTAAATCACCAAGTTGAACACCATATATTCCCGAACATTAGTCACGTACATTACACAAATATTTCGAAAATTGTGAAACAAACGGCACAGGAATTTAATTTACCATATCACGAGTATAAAACTACTAGAAAAGCTATAATTTCGCACTTTAAACATTTAAAAGAATTAGGCAAAGAGCCTACATTACAATACTAG